One region of Prinia subflava isolate CZ2003 ecotype Zambia chromosome 6, Cam_Psub_1.2, whole genome shotgun sequence genomic DNA includes:
- the MSTN gene encoding growth/differentiation factor 8, giving the protein MQKLVLYASIYLFMLISVDPVALDDSSQPTENAEKDGLCNACTWRQNTKSSRIEAIKIQILSKLRLEQAPNISRDVIKQLLPKAPPLQELIDQYDVQRDDSSDGSLEDDDYHATTETIITMPTESDFLVQMEGKPKCCFFKFSSKIQYNKVVKAQLWIYLRQVQKPTTVFVQILRLIKPMKDGTRYTGIRSLKLDMNPGTGIWQSIDVKTVLQNWLKQPESNLGIEIKAFDENGRNLAVTFPGPGEEGLNPFLEVRVTDTPKRSRRDFGLDCDEHSTESRCCRYPLTVDFEAFGWDWIIAPKRYKANYCSGECEFVFLQKYPHTHLVHQANPRGSAGPCCTPTKMSPINMLYFNGKEQIIYGKIPAMVVDRCGCS; this is encoded by the exons ATGCAAAAGCTAGTGCTCTATGCTTCTATTTACCTGTTCATGCTGATTTCAGTTGATCCGGTTGCTCTTGATGACAGTAGTCAGCCCACAGAGAACGCTGAAAAGGATGGACTGTGCAATGCTTGTACGTGGAGACAGAATACAAAATCTTCCAGAATAGAAGCCATAAAAATTCAAATCCTCAGCAAACTGCGTCTGGAACAAGCTCCTAACATTAGCAGGGATGTTATTAAACAACTTTTACCCAAGGCTCCTCCACTGCAGGAACTGATTGATCAGTATGATGTGCAGAGAGATGACAGTAGCGATGGCTCTTTGGAAGATGATGACTATCATGCCACCACCGAAACGATTATCACAATGCCTACAGAGT CTGATTTTCTTGTACAAATGGAGGGAAAACCAAAATGTTGCTTCTTTAAGTTTAGCTCTAAAATACAATATAACAAAGTAGTAAAGGCACAATTGTGGATATACTTGAGGCAAGTCCAAAAACCTACAACGGTGTTTGTGCAGATCCTGAGACTTATTAAACCCATGAAAGATGGTACAAGATATACTGGAATTCGATCTTTGAAACTTGACATGAACCCAGGCACCGGTATTTGGCAGAGTATTGATGTGAAGACAGTGTTGCAAAACTGGCTCAAACAGCCCGAATCCAATTTAGGCATCGAAATAAAAGCTTTCGATGAGAACGGACGGAATCTTGCTGTAACTTTCCCAGGACCCGGGGAAGAGGGATTG aaccCATTTTTAGAGGTCAGAGTTACAGACACACCAAAACGGTCCCGCAGAGATTTCGGTCTCGACTGCGACGAGCACTCGACAGAATCCCGATGCTGCCGCTACCCGCTGACGGTGGATTTCGAAGCTTTCGGATGGGATTGGATTATCGCTCCCAAAAGATACAAAGCGAATTATTGCTCCGGAGAATGTGAATTTGTGTTTTTACAAAAGTACCCGCACACCCACCTCGTGCACCAAGCCAACCCCAGAGGCTCGGCAGGCCCTTGCTGCACGCCCACCAAGATGTCCCCCATCAATATGCTGTACTTCAACGGCAAGGAACAAATCATCTACGGCAAGATACCAGCCATGGTTGTAGATCGCTGCGGGTGCTCATGA